agacttttatagtattttagggctaaagccagaatacccagaacaacctcttattcttaccggtattgtgtgttgtctatatatttttaacctGTCATGTAGGTgtccatttttttaaattgaagatgggcatagccctaaatagatggcaagtgcaataaaaaatcaaaatatcaaacaactatcagctattaccccatccaaattttaacttcgaaaaatttcaactgatactgcttcttcatggtatacgtataatgtcccggccctgtctttaacaagttattgagcaccgttatatgcaatcttttttattgtaaacgaagttcaacaactaccgaaatgatgcagttgaagaaaaggaaaggacgatctcatcactgcatggcattaaaacagtttatcttattagtccgtgatatcgcaaacgacgtcctgtgcttgcacctgtaaaataaagtatgccgagatgatcccaaaaagtgcacctggtgacagtcgattatataatcgcatgacctttcaaccccgtatgtaaatgaagaatctggacaggctgcgggagccgtttgaaaaatggcgttctgagcgaggaattcggcgatgatttcacggattattgtgttttggatgtaacaattcgtattgagtggcacggtaggttaaagatgaatgttttctgatgacggacGCATATAGTGTGCACCGTGTCAGTGTGAATAagtgtgttttttagtcgattgaagtgagatggggtgccgtttcgctcgtggcgttgTTGCCAACCttcagcttaacagattacacataccactgtcatataaaaaaaattgaaagtcctattttctatgcaagcgcctgtgatttTAATGTGAATCCTGAACTCGAACTGATTAGGTCGCTACAACGTGTCAACCAGGAAGCGATCGAGTTGCTCGGTAGGTATCTAAACCATGTCAGATGATACTTCTTGTTTACAAGAACTACTTCAGGATACAAACATTTTCTCCATTTTCATATCCCTGTGAGCTATATAACGCCCATGTAAGAGGAAAACTGCTTGACAAGTATTGAATAAATAATAGATTCAATGATACAGAAATCGTTTTAGTTTTAAGAGCAATTCATAAAAGTAAGTATGTTTCGCGTTAATCAGAGAAAAGACCAGCCTTTAGTAACAGCTTGTCTGGGTAATGTTGATAACGACATGTAAGAAATCATATAAGCAAAGCTAGACGTCacaattttgaatacattaGGAACAGAAGGTAAACATGCGCTTGTTTTTGAGTAAGAACATGCTCTTTTTATATTAAGTATAATTTTCTGAAGCTCAAAAATACAACTTCCTATAACAGTTCATTCGTAATTGCCCAAAAATAGTAAAAAAGAGATTTGTGGAAAAAAATTgggccatgaagcaaaaaaattaaattcattttttcatgttaataactcgaaatttcgacttactaactcgaaatttcgagataataactcgaaattttgacttactaactcgaaatttcgagataataactcgaaatttcgacttactaactgGAAATTTCAAGATAATAACCCGGAATCTATGTCATGTACAGAAGTTTCTGCCTGAATGCGGAAACGTCAGATCAAGCCGTTTCCTGCTGTTAGCTAGGCTACAGTACACGTGTGCGCATGAAAGACGGTAGGAGGATGGAGGCGTTTTTCATCGAGAGAGGACGGATGGATGTGTACGAAAAAATGCAGTATGAGAAGGTacgttttattgttattttgatgcGATATCGTTGTAATGTACACGAATTCTGCAAAGTGGATAACTATGACGCCAAGATATAGGCCCGATTGGAGAGTTCATCACCTGGCCCCAGCTACCTGTCAAAccgagttattatctcgaaatttcgagttactaattaattatctaattaattattaattacacTAAATTAATAGTACCCACAAGTTGTACATATACCCCATTTTGACTGCAGCTGTACTAGTGGTACAGAAATctaggtcagtcatgatcaCAGGTACCACAGCTAGCCAACTCACCTGTGTCCTGTACAGTTGACTAGACATGTAAAGCATAGTCATCTTCATTGTCTTTTCAGCTAGGCATTTTAAATGTctaatatttcttaaaatgtctATTATTTCTTACAAACCATATTTGTGTGTATCTGTCTATCAACAACTCACAGTAACCTACACAGATGAACATATTTATTTGGTGAATTTAATAAGTTTCAACTTCAATCAATGTGAATTAGCAACTGTTTTCTTATCAACTGCCAAGGGGCACCAGAGGGGTTGAAATGGTATGAGGCACACACAATAACTAGAAgcatatatacactgtaaatcaAATTATTGCACCATTTATATTACAAGTTCTAAGATTACTGTTTCAAAGATTAGACCCAGGGGAACGTAACGTCATGTTAATAGATCTATTTATGAAAAGCAAACTGGACAAACAACCACAAAACACATTCAAATATTTCAGGTGAGTAGTATTTACTTTGTAGCCGAGGAAACTTACCcgtgtacacctgtatgtgtggATTATACACGCATGACTGACGACTCGACAGACACGTGAGTGACAGCAAAAACGTAAACAATGGCGATAATTTCGGAGGATATGGCagtttggtttttgaaattagTTGGCGGATGGCGATATGCGGGGGATGACGATATTAACGGGGTTTTATATAGCAGGGAAATCCGTTCCTAACAAAATTGTGGCAGTATGCGGGGTGGCATTTgaaacggggggggggggggggggggggggtataccGGGGGACTACTGTATTTATGACCAATATTATAAGCTTTAACATGGACTTTGAAAGATTCCATAACATAGATCTTCATAATTATCCAGattgttattgtaatatattatgaaCTAATTATGACCAAAGAAAGTCTCATAAAGGACCCTCACTCAAACACCCCTTTGATTCCCTAATACCAGTTATCTAGTAGTCTAGCATGAATTGCTGTAATGCAGAgattacattttaaattgaGTACAGATATTAAACAACTTGCTACTGGCATATAATTAATATCTGAGGCACAGAACTTAAAGTATTTGTTGACATGTATTAATTGTATTGTATCACATAAAGTAATTGACATCCCGTATATATTTATGCAGTATCATATCtcaaaaaattatttacatgtacatcaaatgaaattttgtatccCAGTTGGTTTACTTTTGCATCACAATACACATGCATCTTTTCAGTTAATAAAACTCTGAAgttgttgatttgtttacaaCACTAGCATGAACAATAAGCAATATACCAAGTCCCCTACCCATGCTGTGGTAAAAACAACttgtatgcatgtatatattataatactacCAAGTACCCCACCAAAACCTATCCAccctacacacacacacccatatatgtacacactccCACAggaaaacaatgacaaaataattattgtcagtTTCATACCAAACAGGTAAGTTACCTGTGTGAAAGTTATCTGTGTTATTTAAGACTTTATATACccattcatttattttcaatattacatattgtatatgttattgttaaatataCAGTGAGCTGTGACATGCCAAAagtctttcattttttttttcttttgctatatatattctttgtatttccACATTTTCTCAATGAATTTCAATGAATATCAGTGACATACACAATAACAATTGTGTGACCATTTAATTTCCTtcaatatcacatatacaagTATATGTGTGACCGTTACAATTTACATTTCGttcaaaactacatatatagTGGATTCTCCTTAATATCACCCCTGTTGATATCACATTCCTTtttatatcttgtttttttccaAACACCATTTTCTCCTCTACATAATCTATGTAATTTTATTTGGTTAATATCATGTAGTTTTAGGTTAATTCctcttaatatcatgttttcTAACCTATCACATGAAGTATCTATAAAATGATGTCATTTCCACTAATTTCAGATATAACTTGCACGAAATATTgcatagaaaatacaaaatgacaaaacaaatttttttaatgaaataatgttatCTATGGATTGAAACATCCAATATGTACATTGAATAGCTTAATTTTAGTTATGGAGATTGGTAATGCACTAGATTTAGtgaaaaaacatgtttctctTAATGTCACACTActgtaaatatcatgtttttgtctgacaaataggacatgatattaagaggaatgcactgtatgtatatgtatatatagttgaaaaatacaaattcaacatgataactgttgtgttttgttaacGTTTTCAGGCCTAACGGCCATCTCCAGGCGATTAATTTATTCAACGTCTAGGTTACCACATTATGAcgtgtatatacaggtacatgtgtgaCCATCTTTCAACTTTTATGAAGTTTTAAGCAGAATCAGTTTAGGTCAGGATGATTTATAGCCAATTcatcttaataaccaaaagtgCTGATATTATGGATGTAAGATGATgggatgaagagctaccaaAGGAGGTGGTAcatggcggcccacggccgaatcttattttatgtatgatattatgatagacttttaccaaatacatgtcattttagacactaaaacgaaatgctgtatacgcagcgacacctaacatgatttctgtaaaaaatgtgtaccctcccttttaaattcaatatatttctcgtacaaaagtacttgatcaatttcatattgcattgatagtctcatgtgatgttatatttaaaaaaaacatgtgtgtttagtatgaatttgtataatagaaagtgtaattacaggttttttaacaaaattatcagttaaaaatttaccttcttgaaatttttttttatttgtaaagtagataaaatgtaataatcgttggagtactatcaaattttgcttttaaaaaacatgtttgtatattaatcttaatacacaaccaaaaaaaatcatcaaaaattactggataacaaaagatttttgcatacaaagaaaggtcatgaagtaaattgtattaaaaaacaaagggttaaaaaggatcaccctgtctgacacaagcagtaaggtctgattgcattgttatttttgttggatttttagcatttgcctctatttttcagtactttcggtactttgatatgttgtccaaaattgagggtgtatgcatttaacataataaaatcttggcatatccagtaattcaccaaatcaatttgtttcattaaatgtttatgaatatccatagattatttctaaccggaaattttgatagtactcaatcaataactttgtggtattagactttaaatgaaaagttaaaaacaatgattttcacaaaaaagacatcaaattaggctgaaatttaattttagtgtcacggagcgtgatgattcatatacaaaattaaaccttaaacaaatggggtgaatttgtttcacaaataggaaataaaaatgtgttctataataattagtggtcaaaacattagcttcttataCAGTAtgatggggaaataatgaaatcaccaaaaaaagaatatatacgtTGAGGAttggaaattaattcctcccacataatcgggaATATTATGCttatgacaaaaatatgtttccgaGAAAAAAATCGCTgtgggccgatttagccctcctatgcaccacctcctttgttaaatgaatgacctttcaGACTTATTTCAATGTCTCAGCGGTCAAATGTCTTCAAATCTTCAATCAACttacttcttctcaataactgaAAGGTCCACAGTactgatatttggtctgtagcatgcttggatgaaggaaACTAAGGtcgttcaaataaataaccttgacaTACTTTTAAGGTCTCAGGGgtcaaaatgtctgaaaatCTTCAAGCAACTTAATTCTTCTCAATGACCAAAAGGCTTCGGTACTGATAAAAAGGGCCttaaagtttgttcaaatgaatgaccttggccaaTTTTTAAGGTCACGGGGGacaaatgtctgaaaatattttaaaatttaaaattatggtactgatatttggccagtagcatgctgtgTTAAAGGaaaccaagtttgttcaaatgaatgaccttgtttcattttcaaggtcatagaTCAAATGTTTGGTTTCAGTTTGGTTCATTTTGTTTGATGTCCTATTAGcagacagggtcatttaaggacatgccaggttttggaggtggagaaaagccggagcACGGAGAAAAAATCATcgacctatggtcagtacctggcgaCTGTCCCACGTGGGATTCGAACTTGCAATCCAGAGGTGTAGGGCTAGTGGCAGAATGTCAGACACCTTatccactcggccaccgtggccccggGGGTGGGGGGTTCAAATGTGTTAATAATAATATCTTCAGCAATAactaaaaaaattatataaatcagaTGACCTTTAAGGCATTAAGACCCCAAAGGTCATCGtatcaaaagtcaaggtcaaatgtgttaataATAATATCTTCAGCAATAactaaaaaaattatataaatcagaTGACCTTTAAGGCATTAAGACCCCAAAGGTCATCGtatcaaaagtcaaggtcaaatctTTTGATTGCTAAGTAtaaaaattttgtaataatgacATCCAAAGCTAAGTTGGGCAGAGTCAAACAAGGTATCAGTTGACCATATCTCGAGGCACTTTGATCAAGGGTCAAAATCAAATTAAGCCAATAGGGATAGAAACAAAGTGGAACCACCTAAAAGTGTTGGATTTTTTCATGGAAAGAAAAAATTCTTGCAGAACTTtatgaataacaaaataattattataataatgataaaggAGAAATAAATGTAAGAGAATCAGTACAATAGGGGTAGGAAAAACCaaaagaatattttaatttgCTGCGGTGGCaaagtggttaaagtgtcccgacagtctaccactagccctccacctcttggttgcgagttcaaaacccacATGGGGTACCGCCAGTTGCCAAGTACCTtgtactgaccataggtcaatgttttttttccgtgtactccagctttcctccacctcccaAACCTCGTActtccttaaattaccctggctattaataggacatcaaacaacaacaacaacaaaccaaacaaacaaaacaataatttgaAGAATATTGTACATTTGAAGTAGGTGTGTGGCATGATTTAAGTCAATGACAAGAAAACTTGAAGGTGCAcacttaattttaattttttgcttTAAGTATAGAAATGGTTCTGTGTCAATACAACATGGATCATGACTCTCTGTACCAGTACCAACAAACTATTACTTAATTAGttcataaaacatatataaatacatactacAAGGAAGTTGAGTTGCGGccataggtatttctggctaggtgatTTGCTGCCATATATCGAGAGTTCGAGGCCCTGACAGGGCACATGTAAAATTGTCCTTAttcatcatttgtgtttctatgttaaTCATAAGTATATTCAACACAATCTATCATATTCACTTAAAGGGGCATCCCACGAAAGCAaactaattttctttttttccccttaaTACTTCATACACATGTCAAGTGGGTATTCTGATGGACTGTGACAATCAGATTTTGCAGATATGTATTCATATAAAACGAATGACTTCGTGATAGTTAACGGAATTTCTACCTATCTGACCAGACGTTTTTGCTCCACCATTGTCACGTTGCATAAGTGCTATTTTTCGGGGCTTTCTGAACAATGCGAGTGGTCAAACTGACAATTTTGAACAGACTTCGAGTATTGAGAGAGCAGGAAAATAAAATTGGTAGTGTAAACAGCATGTACACATTCAAGAACTGAAATTTTGACTTTCGCGGGATGCCCCTTTAATGTTGTTAATCCGaaggttaaaatgtaaatttactgtTAAAATTGCACCAAGATTAtcattaggtcatctgacccaaagggtcaggatcACCTAttgtcatcatgcttcgtccgtcgaCCGTCATCGTCTgtcgccgtccgtaaacttttcctttaacaatcttcttctcaatttATATAACTGAAAGGCCctgggtgctgatatttggccagtaggTACCTGGGATGGATTGCTACAAAGTTTCCTcatatgaatgacctttacctactttcaaggtcacaggggtcataTATGTGGATTTATATGTAGAtgtcagatgaccgtttagGCCTGTGGGCCTCTtgcatataaatacatacatgtagttcagAATACAAGTCATACATATAAATTAAGATTTACAAGGTCTTTTTGTTTGAATGTCAATGTGCAAGAACGTAGACACAACTTTAACTTGTTTCTGGAGATGTAAAGGCTTCCTTTGTTCTATGACACAGGGCTATTCACGTATGCTGGGGctgttatttataatattatgtcGATATGTTGAAGCATCATCTATTTTATGACACATAATTAATccattcttttttctttttctttttagatTGATGAGGAAAGCATCAAGGACATGACAGAAGAAGACTTGAAGGAATTCTTACCAAAATATGGGGACAGGATTGCCTTGCGGTCTTTAATTGCTAAGCGAAGAAAACATAAAGGAAACGCAAAGATGAGTCTCCttgaaaaattaaaacacaaattaaaaagaaaCCAGACAGAAGAAGAGGCCGGACCATCATTGAGTACGTTGAGCGAAGGATCTACTTCATCTTATTCAAAAAATGCATTGAAAAACCAACGGATTATTGAATTTGGCCTTATGGTTTTCGACGTCTCttcacatttatataaatcaataagAGCTAAAAAGGGAGGAGGAGTAAGAAAGACAAAGGTTTCAAAACATAACTGCAAGGCTGATCTGTTGCAAGCTGCAAAAGAAATTTTTCTGAATGGCCAGTTTGGTTATGGGAATCCGGATGAATTTGAGTGTGATATTATGGACTACAAGCAAGTATCCCTGGAGGAAAACATCACGGTTGGTGAAATTATTGACAGCACAAAATTGCAAAAGTTACGGTTTTATTTAGCGCTTAAGAGAAAAACAGACATAGCATCAGACAGTGATGACTCCCTTCCGGACATCAGCAGATATCCGAAAAGAACCAGAGATGGATATGTGGTAGAGAAAGACCAAGTTGTCAAGCAGGACTACTCTCCAATACGCCAGCTTCCAGTTTCACAATTGGATGTGAATGAGCAAACCTTTTGCACGAGCACTCCTGATAACACTCATCGTTCTAATTTGTCACAAACATCAAGTGACCAATTAAACCTTGTGGATGTATTTCCGCTTTTCTACCAAGATCCAGAGATCTCGTTCGGTCCAACAGACAGACTAAATAGTGCAGATGAAACTCTTAATCTTCAGCATGACATAGATTTATTACTTGAGGAAGATAGCGCTGAACATGTCAGCACTCTACAAAATCAAGAAAATGTGACACCTCCCTTAAGACCAGAAGCAGCCATAGAAGAGCGCACCATTCACATCCGAAGAGGAAATTGTATGACTGACCTCATGGGCGCATTCTCAGAAGATAAAGCTTTACAACAAGTCATCACAATTGGTCGTACACTGGAAACAGGGGGTAAAAGAATTAGGATCAGGTAATGGGGTGGTAATGGATTGCCTCTGTGAATTTTGGAGTGATTTTTATGAAAGATGTACAACTGGCCTAGACGAAAAGGTACCTTTCCTTAGACACGACTTCACAGAGCAGGAATGGAAAGCATGTGCACGTATTTACTTATTCGGATGGGCCCACTTCAAGTACATTCCTGTTCAGTTGTCAACACAGTTCATCAAAGCAGCTTTAGGTCGTCCTTGCCAAAACCTAGTTGACTCTTTTATGAAATTTGCAAACCGGGAAGACAGCCAGGTGATTCGCTCTGCTTTGGAAGATTTTGCCAGTGTTGACCTTGACGACCTGCTAGATGTACTGGGTAACCACAGTGTTAAGAAGAGAGTTAGTGCGGATACTCTACAAACAATCATACGTGAAGTTGCCCACAAAGAGCTTATACAAGAGCCAATGTTTATTATTGACAACTGGAAAGAGGTGTTACAGTTCTCTGCTTTTGGACTGATCAGTGACGCAGACTTGTCATCACTTTATGAGGAGTCAATACCAACTGGAAGGAAGGTTTTGAAAAGACTAACAGTTAATGCGAAAGACAAGAACGAGGAAGATGTAGGGCAACCACCTCAAAAGATATCTACAAagttaatacatcactttataattgtacaagggtgctgatatttggca
Above is a window of Pecten maximus unplaced genomic scaffold, xPecMax1.1, whole genome shotgun sequence DNA encoding:
- the LOC117319190 gene encoding uncharacterized protein LOC117319190 (The sequence of the model RefSeq protein was modified relative to this genomic sequence to represent the inferred CDS: added 70 bases not found in genome assembly), whose product is MNDGSMMEAFFLERGQMDVYEKMKYEKIDEESIKDMTEEDLKEFLPKYGDRIALRSLIAKRRKHKGNAKMSLLEKLKHKLKRNQTEEEAGPSLSTLSEGSTSSYSKNALKNQRIIEFGLMVFDVSSHLYKSIRAKKGGGVRKTKVSKHNCKADLLQAAKEIFLNGQFGYGNPDEFECDIMDYKQVSLEENITVGEIIDSTKLQKLRFYLALKRKTDIASDSDDSLPDISRYPKRTRDGYVVEKDQVVKQDYSPIRQLPVSQLDVNEQTFCTSTPDNTHRSNLSQTSSDQLNLVDVFPLFYQDPEISFGPTDRLNSADETLNLQHDIDLLLEEDSAEHVSTLQNQENVTPPLRPEAAIEERTIHIRRGNCMTDLMGAFSEDKALQQVITIGRTLETGGKRIRIR